From the bacterium genome, the window ATGTCATCTGTGTCAAATCATTTGTCCCAAAAGAGAAAAATTCTGCTTCTTTTGCAATCTGGTCCGCTGTTAATGCCGCCCTTGGAACTTCTATCATTGTCCCAACCATATATTTTATTTTAACACCATATTTTTTCATTACTTCTTCCGCAACTCTCACAACTACTTCTTTCTGATTTGCTAACTCATTTACATTTCCTACAAGTGGTATCATAATTTCAGGAATAACTTCTATACCTTCTTTTGCAAGTTCACACGCCCCTTCCATAATTGCCCTTGCCTGCATTTCTGTAATTTCAGGGTATGTTATTCCAAGTCGACATCCACGATGTCCAAGCATAGGATTAAATTCATGTAGTTGTTCAACTCTTTTAAGAATTCTTTCTTTCTCTTCTACCTTTTTCCTATCCTCTTTCCTCTCCTTCAGTAACGCAATTTCAACCATTAATTCCTCTCTTTTTGGTAAAAATTCATGCAAAGGTGGGTCAAGAGTCCTTATAATAACAGGAAAACCAGCCATTTCTTTAAAAATCCCTTTGAAATCATTTTTTTGAAATGGTAATAACTTATCAAGTGCTTTTCTCCTTGCCTCTTCTGTTTCTGCCATTATCATTTCCTGAACTATTGGTAATCTTTCAGGAGCAAAAAACATATGTTCAGTTCTGCAAAGTCCTATTCCTTCTGCCCCAAATTCTCTTGCTTTTTTTGCATCCTGTGGAGTATCTGCATTTGTTCTAACCCCAATTTTCCTTATTTCATCAGCCCAATCCATTAACTTTTTAAATTCTCCTGTTATCCCGCCTTCAATTGTAGGAACTTGTCCAAACATAACATTTCCAGTTCCACCATCTATTGTTATCCATTCCCCTTCTTTTATTTCTATATCTCCAACTTTTATAATTTTTCTTATTTCATCCACCTGTAAAGCACCACAACCAACAATACATGGTTTTCCCATACCTCTTGCAACAACAGCAGCGTGACTGGTCATCCCCCCTCTACTCGTCAAAATTCCTTTTGCTGCATTCATACCATGAATATCATCTGGCGATGTTTCAACTCTTACAAGAATAACTGGCTCTTTCTTTGCTTTTTCTTCTGCTTCATCTGCTGTAAATACAACTTTCCCACTTGCTGCTCCTGGTGAAGCAGGAAGTCCTTTTGCAATTGGTTCAACTTTTACTTTTGGGTCAAGAATTGGATGAAGTAATTGGTCAATCTGAGATGGTTCAACTCTCATTATGCCCTCTTCTTTTGTAATTAATCCTTCTTCAACCATATCCACTGCTATTTTAACCGCTGCCAGTGGTGTCCTCTTACCAGTTCTTGTTTGAAGCATATAAAGAGTACCTTTTTCAATTGTAAATTCAAAGTCCTGAACATCTCTGTAATGTTTTTCAAGCCGTTGTGTAATTTCTACTAATTGATTATAAACTTCTGGCATTTCTTTTTTAAGTTCACTTATTGGTTTTGGAGTCCTTATTCCCGCAACAACATCTTCTCCCTGTGCATTTGTTAGATATTCCCCATAAAATTCTTTTTCTCCTGTTGCCGGGTTTCTTGTAAATCCAACACCTGTTCCTGAATCATATCCCATATTTCCAAAAACCATTGTTACAATATTAACTGCTGTTCCTAAATCATCAGGTATCTTATTTAATTTTCTGTATGTGATTGCTCGTGGGTTATTCCATGATTTAAAGACGGCCTCTATGGCTCTTTTCAATTGAACCATTGGGTCCTGTGGAAATTCCTCCCCCGTTTCTTCTTTATATACTTGTTTATATTTTTTAACTATATCTTTTAGGTCATCACCTGTTAATTCAGAATCATACTTTACTCCTTTTTCTTCTTTCTTTTCTTCTAAATATTTTTCAAACTTATTTTTATCTATTCCCATAACAACATTTCCAAACATCTGAATAAATCTTCTATAAGCATCATAAGCAAATCTTTCATCACCTGAAATTTTTGCCAGCCCCTTTACTACTTCATCATTAAGCCCTAAATTTAAAATTGTATCCATCATACCTGGCATGGAAAATTTTGCTCCTGACCTTACTGAAACAAGAAGTGGATTTTCAGGAGAACCAAATTTTTTCCCGGTAGCTTTTTCAAGTCTTTTTAGATATTTTTTAAGTTCTTCATCAAAACCATCAGGAAGTTTCTCATTGTGTTGATAAAAGTAAGTACACATTTCTGTTGTAATTGTAAAACCAGGTGGAACTGGTATTCCTGCATTTATCATTTCTGCAAGTCCTGCTCCTTTTCCACCAAGTAAGTCCTTCATATCTCCTGTTCCTTCTGCTTTTCCTTCACCAAAAAAATAAATATATTTTTTCTCCATCTTTTTCCTCCTTG encodes:
- the ppdK gene encoding pyruvate, phosphate dikinase; translation: MEKKYIYFFGEGKAEGTGDMKDLLGGKGAGLAEMINAGIPVPPGFTITTEMCTYFYQHNEKLPDGFDEELKKYLKRLEKATGKKFGSPENPLLVSVRSGAKFSMPGMMDTILNLGLNDEVVKGLAKISGDERFAYDAYRRFIQMFGNVVMGIDKNKFEKYLEEKKEEKGVKYDSELTGDDLKDIVKKYKQVYKEETGEEFPQDPMVQLKRAIEAVFKSWNNPRAITYRKLNKIPDDLGTAVNIVTMVFGNMGYDSGTGVGFTRNPATGEKEFYGEYLTNAQGEDVVAGIRTPKPISELKKEMPEVYNQLVEITQRLEKHYRDVQDFEFTIEKGTLYMLQTRTGKRTPLAAVKIAVDMVEEGLITKEEGIMRVEPSQIDQLLHPILDPKVKVEPIAKGLPASPGAASGKVVFTADEAEEKAKKEPVILVRVETSPDDIHGMNAAKGILTSRGGMTSHAAVVARGMGKPCIVGCGALQVDEIRKIIKVGDIEIKEGEWITIDGGTGNVMFGQVPTIEGGITGEFKKLMDWADEIRKIGVRTNADTPQDAKKAREFGAEGIGLCRTEHMFFAPERLPIVQEMIMAETEEARRKALDKLLPFQKNDFKGIFKEMAGFPVIIRTLDPPLHEFLPKREELMVEIALLKERKEDRKKVEEKERILKRVEQLHEFNPMLGHRGCRLGITYPEITEMQARAIMEGACELAKEGIEVIPEIMIPLVGNVNELANQKEVVVRVAEEVMKKYGVKIKYMVGTMIEVPRAALTADQIAKEAEFFSFGTNDLTQMTLGFSRDDAAKFLFYYLDKKILNDDPFMTLDQEGVGQLVEMGIKKGRSTNPGLEVGICGEHGGDPESVKFCHRVGMNYVSCSPYRVPVARISAAQAVIEEKLKDKWRDK